One window of Methylococcus sp. EFPC2 genomic DNA carries:
- a CDS encoding autotransporter domain-containing protein — translation MIEITQGGGLGAEQLVSAIFQANQTAGTDTINFAPGIAPILLTVNLPTLTDSVTINGANVTIDGQNQHSVFFVGNGDTAISVTINNLTVVNGKAVGGNGQNADGLGWGGGGGGGLGAGGGLYVNQNAAVTISNVQFSGNSAQGGNGGVGGSGNSGGDGGNGGGNAGGFGGGVEVIDGGAGGLGGGGGGGGGAIFSSFAIGGNGGNGGFGGGGGGGGGGQLCGPSGGPCAGGIGGQGGFGAGNGSGDSSFTSGNGGGGAGLGGAIFVREGGSLNVTGNLSETGGSVTAGQGVASPLASGNGSAYGSGLFLQGNGTLTFSPSSGETQTINGVIADQTGSGGTGANAGSWSISKQGAGLLTLNASNTYTGGTAINAGVLQIASLSNLGSGGVSFDGGSLRLVSALTIDRTLSLNTGGGTLDTNGLDATVSSAIGGSGGLTKAGAGTLTLSAANTYVGGTAINAGVLQIANLSNLGSGGVSFDGGRLRLTSALSIDRAITLNRSGGTVDTNGFDTTVSSAIAGPGGLTKTGAGALNLSGISTYTGLTTVDAGTLNLTGSLPNTAGLVNRGIVNLSGVGAHVVGGDVLNRGTFNVTETTVSFGGTFTNEGAYISDPSLNQFQNLSVGAEGYLVGGEGDAFVVSGDFQNGSTQSSLWETSASTLVFAGGSGQHVMGLAGEDRGAQASAFLNNFSWGTLALASGDRLNLTDGNTTPGAALYARRIVLPGGTAQLASVFSDYNVYFDPSLTENQYLLGASLGGGKGRLLPWSFVPGLTDTGGTDALTENEQTFAAAVDESCTAATGQLAERCLELQALDNDGKNQAVQSLTPDQTPTQTNLGIKFNNTRMDAPLARLASLRVGGVGPLALNFNGYAVSLGATGGAAGDEPFRDSPLGVFIQGKMSLGDKDEDATARGFHYETRNVTVGADYRFNDNLVAGVALSYANTNTVFAKGSGEMNQDSVLGGLYGSLYLPQDYYVDWLVNYGGLDYTLTRQLAYSGFSGKARSTPGGDQFGVSVSGGRDFAWKEWLASPILRFEYSQLNVDAYREKGGGGLGLNADKQSDDSLVSDLGAQIGHNLSLPWGVVTPALRVEWEHQYLNDNRSIHMRLNDASAGLGAFTVNTGKPDRDYLNLGGSVAAVLPNGGSAFLRYETRLGQSSISNHIVELGLRLNF, via the coding sequence GTGATAGAAATCACCCAAGGCGGCGGTTTGGGTGCGGAGCAACTCGTTTCAGCCATCTTCCAGGCCAACCAAACGGCCGGCACCGACACCATCAATTTCGCGCCGGGCATAGCCCCTATCCTTCTGACCGTGAACCTGCCGACACTCACCGACAGCGTGACGATCAACGGCGCCAACGTCACCATCGATGGGCAGAATCAACACAGCGTGTTCTTCGTCGGCAACGGCGATACCGCGATTTCCGTCACCATCAACAATCTCACCGTGGTCAACGGCAAGGCCGTTGGCGGCAACGGACAGAATGCCGATGGCCTCGGCTGGGGCGGCGGCGGCGGCGGCGGACTGGGAGCCGGTGGTGGACTGTACGTCAACCAGAATGCCGCCGTGACGATTTCCAACGTGCAGTTCTCGGGCAACAGCGCGCAGGGCGGCAACGGCGGCGTTGGCGGCAGTGGCAACAGCGGTGGCGACGGCGGTAACGGCGGCGGCAACGCCGGCGGCTTCGGCGGCGGCGTCGAAGTCATCGATGGCGGCGCAGGCGGCCTCGGCGGCGGCGGCGGCGGGGGCGGCGGCGCCATCTTCTCTTCCTTCGCCATCGGCGGCAATGGGGGCAACGGCGGTTTCGGCGGTGGGGGCGGCGGCGGGGGCGGCGGCCAGTTGTGCGGTCCGAGCGGCGGGCCATGTGCGGGAGGCATAGGCGGCCAGGGAGGTTTCGGCGCAGGGAACGGCTCCGGCGACTCGAGCTTTACCAGCGGCAACGGCGGCGGCGGTGCGGGACTGGGTGGAGCGATCTTCGTCCGGGAGGGCGGTTCGCTCAACGTAACCGGAAACTTAAGCGAAACGGGCGGTTCCGTGACGGCCGGGCAAGGTGTAGCTTCGCCCCTCGCCAGCGGCAACGGCAGCGCTTACGGCAGCGGCCTGTTTCTGCAGGGCAACGGAACGCTCACCTTCAGTCCGTCCAGCGGCGAGACCCAAACGATCAACGGGGTGATCGCCGATCAAACCGGTAGCGGAGGTACCGGCGCGAATGCCGGTTCCTGGTCTATCAGCAAACAAGGCGCCGGCCTGCTGACCCTGAACGCCAGCAACACCTACACCGGCGGCACGGCCATCAACGCCGGCGTGCTGCAGATCGCCAGCCTGAGCAACCTGGGCAGCGGCGGCGTTTCGTTCGACGGCGGCAGCTTGCGCCTGGTCAGCGCGCTGACCATCGACCGAACCCTCAGCCTGAATACCGGCGGCGGAACCCTGGACACCAACGGCCTCGACGCGACCGTGAGTTCGGCCATCGGTGGCAGCGGCGGGCTCACCAAAGCCGGCGCCGGGACACTGACCCTCAGCGCCGCCAATACCTATGTCGGCGGCACGGCCATCAATGCCGGCGTGTTGCAGATCGCCAACCTGAGTAACCTGGGCAGCGGCGGCGTTTCGTTCGACGGCGGCCGCTTGAGGCTCACCAGTGCCTTGTCCATCGACCGGGCCATCACCTTGAACCGCTCGGGCGGGACCGTGGACACCAACGGCTTCGACACGACCGTGAGCTCCGCCATCGCTGGCCCGGGCGGCCTCACCAAAACCGGCGCGGGCGCCCTGAACCTCTCCGGCATCAGCACCTATACGGGATTGACGACGGTGGACGCCGGTACGCTGAATCTGACCGGCTCCCTGCCCAACACCGCGGGCCTGGTGAACCGGGGCATCGTGAACCTGAGCGGCGTCGGCGCCCATGTCGTCGGCGGCGATGTGCTGAACCGCGGCACCTTCAACGTCACCGAAACCACGGTGAGCTTCGGCGGCACCTTCACCAACGAAGGGGCCTACATCAGCGATCCTTCGCTCAACCAGTTCCAGAATCTGAGCGTCGGCGCCGAAGGCTATCTGGTGGGGGGAGAAGGCGACGCCTTCGTCGTAAGCGGCGACTTCCAAAACGGTTCCACGCAAAGCAGCCTGTGGGAGACCAGCGCATCGACCCTGGTCTTCGCCGGCGGCTCGGGGCAACACGTCATGGGCTTGGCCGGTGAAGACCGGGGCGCGCAGGCCTCGGCCTTTCTCAACAATTTTTCCTGGGGCACGCTGGCTTTGGCCAGCGGCGATCGGCTTAATCTGACCGATGGGAATACGACCCCGGGCGCCGCCCTGTACGCCCGCCGCATCGTGCTGCCCGGCGGCACCGCCCAACTCGCCAGCGTATTCAGCGATTACAACGTTTATTTCGATCCCAGTCTGACGGAAAACCAATACCTGCTCGGGGCGAGCCTGGGCGGGGGCAAAGGCCGCTTGCTGCCCTGGAGCTTCGTCCCCGGCCTGACCGATACGGGCGGCACGGATGCCTTGACGGAAAACGAACAGACCTTCGCCGCGGCGGTGGACGAGTCGTGCACCGCGGCCACCGGGCAACTCGCCGAGCGCTGCCTGGAACTCCAGGCCCTGGACAATGACGGTAAGAACCAGGCGGTACAAAGCCTGACGCCGGACCAGACGCCCACCCAGACCAACCTCGGCATCAAGTTCAACAATACCCGCATGGATGCGCCGCTGGCCCGCCTGGCCTCCTTGCGCGTGGGCGGGGTCGGCCCGCTGGCGCTGAACTTCAACGGCTATGCGGTATCCCTGGGCGCGACCGGCGGAGCCGCGGGCGACGAGCCGTTCCGCGACAGTCCGCTGGGCGTGTTCATCCAGGGCAAGATGAGCCTGGGCGACAAGGACGAGGATGCCACGGCGCGCGGCTTCCATTACGAGACCCGCAATGTGACCGTGGGTGCGGATTACCGGTTCAACGACAATCTCGTGGCCGGCGTGGCCTTGAGCTACGCCAATACCAACACCGTGTTCGCGAAGGGATCGGGCGAGATGAACCAGGACAGCGTGCTGGGCGGCCTTTACGGTAGCCTGTATCTGCCGCAGGACTACTACGTGGACTGGCTGGTCAATTACGGTGGCCTGGATTACACCCTCACGCGCCAGCTGGCCTACTCGGGATTCAGCGGCAAGGCCCGCAGCACGCCGGGCGGCGACCAGTTCGGCGTGTCCGTGAGCGGCGGGCGGGATTTCGCCTGGAAGGAATGGCTGGCCAGCCCCATCCTGCGCTTCGAATACTCTCAGTTGAACGTCGATGCCTATCGTGAAAAAGGCGGCGGCGGCCTGGGGCTGAACGCGGACAAACAGTCGGACGACTCCCTGGTATCCGACCTGGGCGCGCAGATCGGCCACAACCTCAGCCTGCCCTGGGGCGTGGTGACGCCCGCGCTACGGGTGGAATGGGAGCATCAGTACCTGAACGACAATCGCAGCATCCACATGCGCCTGAACGACGCCTCGGCGGGCCTGGGGGCGTTCACGGTCAACACCGGTAAACCGGACCGCGATTACCTGAACCTGGGCGGCTCGGTCGCCGCTGTGCTGCCCAACGGCGGTTCGGCCTTCCTGCGCTACGAGACCCGCCTGGGCCAGAGCAGCATCAGCAACCACATCGTCGAACTCGGCCTGCGACTGAACTTCTAA
- a CDS encoding PAAR domain-containing protein, with protein MHTCPMFDGPKPHVGGPITAPGAPTVLIGNLPAARVGDVVTCVGPPDTIVKGSATVLIGNQPAARMGDNTAHGGVIVGGFPTVMIGG; from the coding sequence ATGCATACCTGCCCAATGTTCGACGGCCCCAAGCCGCACGTCGGTGGGCCCATTACCGCGCCGGGCGCGCCTACCGTGCTGATCGGCAACCTTCCCGCCGCGCGCGTGGGGGACGTGGTCACCTGCGTCGGCCCGCCCGATACCATCGTCAAGGGTTCGGCCACCGTGCTCATCGGCAATCAGCCGGCGGCGCGCATGGGCGACAACACCGCGCATGGCGGCGTCATCGTGGGCGGTTTTCCGACGGTGATGATCGGCGGTTAG
- a CDS encoding type VI secretion system Vgr family protein, translating to MPETTQDKRIAAVATSPLEPDVLLFRSMSGTEALSRPYDFELVLLSENPNLAAADLLGHPLAISLIQADETSRYFHGHIARFGYAGVEGRYFRYQVRLRPWLWLLSRASNLRVFQQKNVPDIVKAVFDAHGFTDYRFALSETHPVREYCVQHRETDLEFVSRLLEEEGINYFFEHTAQKHTVVLADANDGHPTLTGGSELAFAPEAGNRRARDVYVYQWASEHRVQPGKVAMRDYDFESPGTDLTVSSAQSRSHQHAALERYEFSPGKYKQSGLGQSRAAWRLHEFQSRHAWYVGATNAMNAASGSLFTLKEHPRSDQNGEYLLTETRLRIDAGPYGAGDAGQEVYDCEFAALPRAQQYRPETATPRPMAGGPQTAVVVGPQGEDIWTDQYGRVKVQFYWDRDGQRNENSSCWVRVAQPWAGKGWGAVFIPRIGNEVIVDFLGGDPDQPIITGCVYNADQTVPYTLPDNRTQSGIKTRSSLNGTAENYNEIRFEDKKNEEEICIHAEKDMNVVVENNATLKIGFDKQDAGDQTVDIYNHRTVTLEEGNDTLHLKKGKRETTLDQGNDMLQLKQGKRDVILDVGNHTLSIKQGNQETKIDAGSSKLEAMQSIELKVGGNSIKIDQQGITIKGMMVTVQGDSKADLKSPMTTVSGDGILTVKGGLVKIN from the coding sequence ATGCCGGAAACCACCCAGGACAAACGGATAGCGGCGGTAGCGACCAGCCCTCTGGAGCCGGACGTGCTGCTGTTCCGTTCGATGAGTGGCACGGAAGCGCTCAGCCGGCCCTATGATTTCGAGCTGGTGCTGCTGAGCGAGAACCCCAACCTGGCGGCTGCGGACCTGCTGGGGCATCCGCTGGCGATTTCCCTGATCCAGGCCGACGAGACCTCGCGCTATTTCCACGGCCACATCGCCCGCTTCGGCTACGCCGGGGTGGAGGGGCGCTACTTCCGCTATCAGGTGCGCCTGCGTCCCTGGCTGTGGTTGCTCAGCCGCGCCTCCAACCTGCGCGTGTTCCAGCAAAAGAACGTGCCCGACATCGTCAAGGCGGTGTTCGATGCGCACGGCTTCACCGACTACCGATTCGCCCTGTCCGAGACCCACCCGGTGAGGGAATACTGCGTCCAGCATCGGGAGACCGATCTGGAGTTCGTCAGCCGTCTGCTGGAAGAAGAAGGCATCAATTATTTTTTCGAGCACACCGCGCAAAAGCACACGGTCGTCCTGGCCGACGCCAACGACGGCCATCCTACGCTGACTGGCGGCAGCGAACTCGCCTTTGCGCCCGAGGCCGGCAACCGGCGGGCGCGCGATGTGTACGTCTACCAATGGGCGTCCGAACACCGCGTTCAGCCGGGCAAGGTGGCGATGCGCGACTATGATTTCGAAAGTCCCGGCACCGACCTCACGGTCAGTTCGGCGCAGAGCCGGAGCCATCAGCATGCCGCGCTGGAACGCTACGAGTTTTCTCCGGGCAAGTACAAGCAGTCGGGGCTGGGCCAGTCCCGTGCCGCTTGGCGGCTGCACGAATTCCAGTCGCGCCACGCCTGGTATGTGGGTGCGACCAACGCCATGAACGCGGCGTCGGGGTCCTTGTTCACCCTGAAGGAGCATCCGCGCAGCGACCAGAACGGCGAATACCTGCTGACCGAAACCCGCTTGCGGATCGATGCCGGCCCCTATGGCGCGGGCGACGCGGGCCAGGAGGTCTACGACTGCGAGTTCGCCGCCCTGCCGCGTGCCCAGCAATACCGGCCGGAAACCGCCACACCCAGGCCCATGGCCGGTGGCCCGCAGACAGCCGTGGTGGTGGGGCCGCAGGGCGAGGACATCTGGACCGATCAGTATGGCCGGGTCAAGGTGCAGTTCTACTGGGACCGCGACGGCCAGCGGAACGAGAACAGCTCCTGCTGGGTGCGCGTGGCCCAGCCCTGGGCCGGCAAGGGCTGGGGCGCCGTGTTCATCCCGCGCATAGGCAACGAGGTGATCGTCGATTTTCTCGGCGGCGACCCGGATCAGCCCATCATCACCGGCTGCGTCTATAACGCCGATCAGACCGTGCCCTACACCCTGCCCGACAACCGGACGCAGAGCGGTATCAAGACGCGCAGCAGCCTGAACGGCACGGCCGAGAACTACAACGAGATCCGCTTCGAGGACAAGAAGAACGAAGAGGAGATCTGCATCCATGCCGAGAAAGACATGAATGTCGTGGTGGAAAACAACGCCACGCTGAAAATCGGTTTCGACAAGCAGGACGCCGGCGACCAGACGGTGGACATCTACAACCACCGTACCGTGACCCTGGAGGAAGGCAACGACACCCTGCATCTGAAAAAGGGCAAGCGCGAAACCACCCTGGATCAGGGCAACGACATGCTGCAGCTCAAGCAGGGCAAGCGGGACGTCATCCTGGACGTGGGCAACCATACCCTGTCGATCAAGCAGGGCAATCAGGAAACCAAGATCGATGCGGGCAGCAGTAAGCTGGAAGCCATGCAGTCCATCGAATTGAAGGTGGGCGGCAACAGCATCAAGATCGACCAGCAAGGCATCACCATCAAGGGCATGATGGTCACCGTGCAAGGCGATTCCAAGGCCGACCTGAAAAGTCCGATGACGACGGTATCCGGAGACGGAATCCTTACGGTCAAGGGCGGTTTGGTTAAGATCAATTGA
- a CDS encoding tetratricopeptide repeat protein, giving the protein MSVLDAARTALRQGNKDKALMLARKAVAKAGEDTAAWILLGFALAANDLWDEAIETLQRATDRTPDSAELRFELARTAYQARRLDIAEAAYRKVLALLPKNIAAYCNLGVVYSVQGRLANAEDCYRDALKYCPAELRGGIAYNLGEVLRRQGKPEDAIAALQDAVAAEPGLYVAHNALAGTLFDLKRMAESIAAYRKAIAADAGRPEPRYKLSQALLAEGRLAEAEDEMRGYLSQRPETSSAYEALGRILILQERQGELAGVLEDWERNLPGDHRLEHARAAWSFQAAPARASDGYVRQVFDGFAENFDATLKKLDYRAPQALVEALHETGDMGEGKADILDAGCGTGLCGPLLRPLAKRLVGVDLSAGMLAKAGELGIYDALHEAELGDYLQRQAGAFDVVLSADTLVYFGDLKPVIAAAAAVLRPGGRLLFSLEHAADAEPEPVYRLNAHGRYSHTQAHVAEALNAAGLGLLCLRHEVFRKEAGQPVPGLLVVASK; this is encoded by the coding sequence ATGAGTGTGTTGGATGCCGCCCGTACTGCCTTGCGCCAGGGCAATAAGGACAAGGCCCTGATGTTGGCGCGCAAGGCCGTCGCCAAGGCGGGGGAAGATACCGCCGCGTGGATCCTACTGGGATTCGCACTGGCGGCGAACGATCTCTGGGACGAGGCTATCGAGACCCTGCAACGGGCCACCGACCGCACACCCGACTCCGCCGAGCTTCGCTTCGAACTTGCCCGCACGGCCTATCAGGCACGGCGGCTGGACATTGCTGAAGCTGCTTACCGCAAGGTTCTGGCACTCCTGCCCAAGAATATCGCCGCCTATTGTAATCTCGGGGTGGTTTATTCCGTTCAGGGCCGGCTGGCAAATGCCGAGGACTGTTACCGCGATGCGCTGAAATACTGCCCCGCCGAGCTGCGCGGCGGCATCGCCTACAACTTGGGCGAGGTTTTGCGCCGGCAGGGCAAGCCGGAAGATGCGATCGCCGCGTTGCAGGATGCGGTTGCCGCGGAACCCGGCCTGTACGTGGCGCACAACGCCCTGGCGGGCACCTTGTTCGACCTGAAGCGCATGGCCGAATCGATCGCGGCCTACCGCAAGGCCATCGCGGCCGACGCCGGCCGGCCCGAGCCACGCTACAAGCTGAGCCAGGCCTTACTGGCGGAAGGACGCCTAGCGGAAGCGGAGGACGAGATGAGGGGCTACCTGAGCCAGCGCCCGGAAACCTCGAGTGCCTACGAGGCACTGGGGCGCATCCTCATCCTGCAGGAGCGCCAAGGTGAACTCGCCGGCGTACTGGAGGATTGGGAACGGAACCTGCCCGGCGACCACCGGCTGGAACACGCCAGGGCCGCCTGGTCTTTTCAGGCCGCGCCAGCCAGGGCCTCGGACGGCTACGTGCGCCAGGTGTTCGACGGTTTCGCGGAGAATTTCGACGCGACGCTGAAAAAACTCGACTATCGCGCCCCGCAAGCCCTGGTGGAGGCCTTGCACGAAACCGGCGACATGGGGGAGGGAAAGGCGGACATCCTCGATGCCGGCTGCGGCACTGGCCTGTGCGGCCCACTGCTGCGCCCGCTGGCGAAACGCCTGGTGGGTGTCGACCTGTCGGCCGGCATGCTGGCCAAGGCGGGGGAGCTGGGGATATACGATGCGCTGCACGAAGCCGAACTCGGCGATTACCTGCAGCGGCAGGCGGGCGCGTTCGACGTCGTGCTGTCGGCCGACACCCTGGTCTATTTCGGGGATTTAAAACCGGTGATCGCGGCGGCCGCCGCGGTGCTGCGGCCCGGCGGACGCCTGCTCTTTTCGCTGGAGCACGCCGCGGACGCCGAACCCGAGCCGGTCTATCGGCTCAACGCCCACGGCCGCTATTCGCACACCCAGGCCCACGTCGCCGAGGCCTTGAACGCCGCGGGGCTGGGCCTGCTATGCCTGCGGCACGAGGTATTCCGCAAGGAAGCCGGCCAGCCCGTACCGGGTTTGCTGGTGGTGGCCTCCAAATGA
- the tssH gene encoding type VI secretion system ATPase TssH — MTEINRANLFGKLNRVCYKAIEGATVFCKLRGNPYVELVHWLHQILQLQDSDLHRIIKQFNIDPGRLVKDFTDALDRLPRGSTSISDLSSHVEDAVERGWVYGTLMFGESQVRSAHLIVGIAKTKELRNQLLAISHEFDKIKTDILTDRYAEVVAGSPEEGLGASDGFRVGGGAVPGEASGAISPAALGKQEALKQFTVDLTEQARAGKMDPIVGRDEEIRQVIDILMRRRQNNPILTGEAGVGKTAVVEGFAQKIVAGDVPPPLLDVTLRTLDVGLLQAGASMKGEFENRLRSVIEEVQASPKPIILFIDEAHTLVGAGGAAGTGDAANLLKPALARGTLRTVAATTWAEYKKHIEKDPALTRRFQVVQVQEPSETKAILMMRGVASVMEKHHKVQVLDEALEAAVKLSHRYIPARQLPDKAVSLLDTASARVAISQYAVPAEVDDSRKRIDALNTELAIIGREKAVGIDTAEREAQANEKLADEHARLAQLEERWNSEKALVEQVLDLRAKLRAGGKPVDTTEPQASSADIPSPSQGEGQGGGEAAPVSREADHATLLAELKTLQAQLHELQGENPLILPSVDHQAVASVVQDWTGIPVGRMVKNEIETVLKLADLLEQRIIGQRHALEMIARRIQTARAGLDNPNKPIGVFMLAGTSGVGKTETALALAEVLYGGEQNVITINMSEYQEAHTVSTLKGAPPGYVGYGEGGVLTEAVRRRPYSVVLLDEVEKAHPDVHEIFFQVFDKGWMEDGEGRVIDFKNTLILLTTNAGTELIANLCRDPELMPEPEGIAKALREPLLKVFPPALLGRLVVIPYYPLSDEMIGAIARLQLGRIKKRIEEAHKVPFSYDDEVIKLIASRCTELESGGRMIDAILTNTVLPKISEEFLVRIMEGKTIGRVHVGVGGGEFVYEF; from the coding sequence ATGACCGAAATCAACCGGGCCAATTTGTTCGGCAAGCTCAACCGGGTTTGTTACAAAGCCATCGAGGGTGCGACGGTATTCTGCAAGCTGCGCGGCAACCCTTATGTGGAACTGGTGCATTGGCTGCACCAGATCCTCCAGCTTCAGGATTCCGATCTGCACCGCATCATCAAGCAGTTCAACATCGATCCCGGCCGCCTGGTAAAGGATTTCACGGACGCCTTGGACCGTCTGCCACGCGGCTCCACCTCGATCTCCGACCTTTCCTCCCACGTGGAAGATGCCGTGGAGCGGGGCTGGGTGTACGGCACCCTGATGTTCGGCGAAAGCCAGGTGCGCAGCGCGCATCTCATCGTCGGCATCGCTAAGACCAAGGAATTGCGCAACCAGTTGCTGGCCATCTCGCATGAGTTCGACAAGATCAAGACGGACATCTTGACCGACCGCTACGCCGAGGTCGTCGCCGGCTCGCCGGAGGAAGGGCTGGGCGCCAGCGATGGCTTCCGAGTGGGGGGTGGCGCGGTGCCGGGCGAGGCCAGCGGGGCGATCAGTCCGGCGGCCCTGGGCAAGCAGGAAGCGCTCAAGCAATTCACCGTCGACCTGACCGAACAGGCCCGTGCCGGCAAGATGGATCCCATCGTCGGCCGCGACGAGGAGATCCGCCAGGTCATCGACATCCTGATGCGGCGGCGGCAGAACAATCCCATCCTCACCGGCGAGGCGGGCGTGGGCAAGACCGCCGTGGTGGAAGGCTTCGCCCAGAAGATCGTCGCCGGCGACGTCCCGCCCCCGTTGCTGGATGTGACCCTGCGCACCCTGGACGTGGGCCTGCTGCAGGCCGGCGCCAGCATGAAGGGCGAGTTCGAGAACCGGCTGCGCTCGGTGATCGAGGAGGTCCAGGCTTCGCCCAAGCCCATCATTTTGTTCATCGACGAAGCCCACACCCTGGTCGGCGCCGGCGGTGCGGCCGGCACGGGCGACGCCGCCAATCTGCTGAAGCCGGCGCTGGCGCGCGGCACCCTCCGTACCGTGGCTGCCACCACCTGGGCGGAATACAAGAAGCATATCGAAAAAGACCCTGCGCTCACCCGCCGTTTCCAGGTCGTGCAGGTGCAGGAACCCAGCGAGACGAAAGCGATCCTGATGATGCGCGGCGTAGCCTCGGTGATGGAAAAGCACCACAAGGTCCAGGTGTTGGACGAGGCACTGGAAGCGGCGGTCAAGCTGTCGCATCGCTACATCCCCGCCAGACAGCTACCGGACAAGGCGGTTAGCCTGCTGGACACCGCGAGCGCCCGGGTCGCCATCTCCCAGTACGCGGTGCCGGCCGAGGTGGACGACAGCCGCAAGCGCATCGACGCCCTCAACACCGAACTGGCCATCATAGGCCGGGAAAAAGCGGTGGGCATAGACACGGCTGAACGCGAAGCCCAGGCCAACGAAAAGCTGGCGGACGAACACGCCAGGCTGGCGCAACTGGAGGAACGCTGGAACAGCGAGAAGGCGCTGGTGGAGCAGGTGCTGGATCTGCGCGCCAAGCTCAGAGCGGGCGGCAAGCCGGTCGATACGACCGAACCGCAAGCTTCTTCCGCTGACATCCCCTCCCCCTCGCAGGGGGAGGGTCAGGGAGGGGGTGAGGCTGCTCCAGTTAGTAGGGAGGCCGACCACGCAACCCTGCTGGCCGAGCTCAAAACGCTGCAAGCCCAGTTGCACGAATTGCAGGGCGAAAATCCCCTGATCCTGCCTTCGGTCGACCACCAGGCCGTGGCCTCCGTGGTGCAGGACTGGACCGGCATACCCGTAGGCCGCATGGTTAAGAACGAGATCGAAACCGTGCTCAAGCTGGCGGATCTGCTGGAACAGCGCATCATCGGCCAGCGCCACGCGCTGGAAATGATCGCCCGGCGCATCCAGACCGCCCGCGCCGGCCTGGATAATCCCAACAAGCCCATAGGCGTGTTCATGCTGGCCGGCACTTCCGGCGTCGGCAAGACCGAAACGGCGCTGGCGCTGGCCGAGGTCCTCTACGGCGGTGAGCAGAACGTCATCACCATCAACATGAGCGAATACCAGGAGGCGCACACCGTCTCCACCCTCAAGGGCGCACCGCCCGGCTACGTCGGCTACGGCGAGGGCGGCGTGCTGACCGAGGCGGTGCGCCGCCGTCCCTACAGCGTGGTGCTGCTGGACGAGGTGGAAAAAGCCCATCCGGATGTGCACGAAATCTTCTTCCAGGTCTTCGACAAGGGCTGGATGGAAGACGGCGAGGGCCGGGTGATCGACTTCAAGAACACCCTCATCCTGCTCACCACCAACGCCGGCACCGAGCTCATCGCCAATCTTTGCCGCGATCCCGAGCTAATGCCCGAGCCCGAAGGCATCGCCAAGGCCTTGCGCGAGCCGCTCCTGAAAGTGTTTCCGCCGGCCCTGCTCGGCCGCCTGGTGGTGATCCCTTATTACCCCTTGAGCGACGAGATGATAGGCGCCATTGCCCGCCTGCAGCTCGGCCGCATCAAGAAGCGTATCGAGGAGGCTCACAAGGTTCCGTTCAGCTACGACGACGAGGTCATCAAACTCATCGCCAGCCGCTGCACAGAGTTGGAAAGCGGCGGCCGCATGATAGACGCAATACTGACCAATACCGTATTGCCTAAGATCAGCGAGGAATTTTTGGTCCGCATAATGGAAGGCAAAACCATAGGGCGGGTGCATGTCGGCGTGGGCGGCGGCGAGTTTGTCTATGAGTTTTGA